Proteins encoded in a region of the Mucilaginibacter sabulilitoris genome:
- a CDS encoding RagB/SusD family nutrient uptake outer membrane protein: MKSKHILYTAALAMVFTAGCKKTLELNQKGAYDASNYFRNEADAVNAITGIYSLLEGEDYIAHAETTFDVASDDYWRSGDHSEDEAIENLTYDASNAQVNYSWKWKYETVNRSTNCILNIPKITSISPAVKTRSIGEAYFLRAFGYWRLMVIYGDVPIITEDNYTKQNFNVPKSPIEDVRKQIESDLKQAITMLPESYGAADRGRVSKGTALGLLTKLYMYWEKFPEAIATGQQVISNANYALAANYQDNFTRANENSKELLFSIQAVQNIIQNDFTVYYIPRPWGGYGFSQPLQGLADEFEANDPRKQATLLSVGDKVDLGDGNGPTTFTADLSATGYSFRKYAVFNAAAAGGGVDHTFAVPLMRSADIYLLVAEALIRTKGAGAGDALINQVRHRASPLLKPVSGAGMKELIHERRVELAGEGERHQDLMRWDKDKIVDIAAIYNSPVSKAPLDKNKNVVFIRPKHYYYPIPQVEIDKSKGILKQNPNF; encoded by the coding sequence ATGAAATCAAAACATATATTATATACAGCAGCTTTGGCAATGGTATTTACCGCAGGCTGTAAAAAAACACTTGAGCTGAACCAAAAGGGCGCTTATGATGCATCAAACTACTTCCGGAACGAGGCCGATGCAGTAAATGCAATAACCGGTATATACAGCTTGCTGGAAGGGGAGGATTATATAGCCCACGCCGAAACAACTTTTGACGTGGCATCTGACGACTATTGGCGCTCAGGCGATCATAGTGAAGATGAGGCCATTGAAAATTTAACTTACGATGCCTCAAACGCGCAGGTTAACTACAGCTGGAAATGGAAATATGAAACCGTTAATCGCTCAACCAATTGTATTTTGAATATTCCGAAGATCACTTCCATTTCACCGGCGGTAAAAACACGCAGTATTGGCGAGGCCTACTTTTTAAGGGCCTTTGGTTACTGGCGCTTAATGGTTATTTATGGCGATGTGCCAATCATTACCGAAGATAATTACACCAAACAAAACTTCAACGTTCCTAAATCACCAATTGAGGATGTACGCAAACAGATTGAATCTGATCTGAAACAGGCCATCACTATGCTTCCCGAAAGTTATGGTGCTGCCGACAGAGGGCGCGTGAGTAAAGGCACAGCACTTGGACTTTTAACTAAATTGTATATGTACTGGGAAAAATTCCCGGAGGCTATAGCTACCGGGCAACAGGTAATATCAAATGCTAACTATGCGCTGGCTGCCAATTACCAGGATAACTTTACCCGTGCAAATGAAAACAGTAAAGAGTTATTATTCTCTATACAGGCAGTTCAAAACATTATCCAAAACGACTTTACTGTTTACTACATTCCACGTCCGTGGGGTGGTTATGGCTTTAGCCAGCCTTTGCAGGGATTGGCAGACGAGTTTGAAGCTAATGATCCGCGTAAACAGGCCACACTGTTGAGCGTAGGCGATAAGGTAGACTTAGGCGACGGCAACGGGCCAACAACATTTACGGCTGACCTTTCGGCCACCGGATATTCTTTCCGCAAATATGCTGTATTTAATGCAGCGGCCGCCGGTGGCGGTGTTGACCATACCTTCGCTGTACCTTTAATGCGCTCTGCTGATATTTACCTTTTGGTGGCCGAAGCTTTAATCCGTACCAAAGGTGCCGGTGCAGGTGATGCTTTGATTAACCAGGTTAGGCACAGGGCTTCACCTTTATTGAAGCCGGTTTCTGGTGCAGGTATGAAGGAACTGATTCACGAGCGCAGGGTTGAACTTGCCGGTGAAGGCGAACGTCACCAGGACCTGATGCGCTGGGACAAAGACAAAATTGTTGATATCGCGGCTATCTATAACTCACCAGTATCTAAGGCGCCGCTTGACAAAAACAAGAATGTTGTTTTCATCCGTCCTAAACATTATTATTATCCAATCCCTCAGGTTGAAATTGATAAGAGTAAGGGAATTTTAAAACAAAATCCTAACTTTTAA
- a CDS encoding TonB-dependent receptor has product MKKTRRVFPLQGVPVCLKVILLMKAVFFIILVTCMQVSASVYSQQKFTLSIKQTEVSSILTKIQKQSDYRFFYNYSVIKRLGKVDLNVKDATIDQILSTIIDNKLSYKMSDDHVVIISNQEDANKQAIIKGKVVDKTGEPLIGVSVKLQGTNVGVTTDVNGSFSINAPDDGVLELTYIGYAKKVIPISGNHNLSITMDALPSALNEVVVVGYGTTKKIDLTGSVASVKGTDIQNLPVSSAAQALDGRASGVNIVRNDGSPGSAPSIRIRGTGTLNDANPLVVVDGVPTSNVDALSDINPNDIASVDILKDASASAIYGTRAANGVVLVTTKKGTYNQKLGTTVNFYNGFSKSTKYIDLLTAPDLYKLKRERYTNDGVAIDAPWNNDYYATQRTDWQRAIMGTGHVTSGDVNITGGNDVSNYYFSTSLYNEDGIIDKTNFKRFSTRINSEHKIKPWLKLGENIQLTYTDNNGFDTYSSQTGLIFSALRFNPAIPLVNPDGTYGTSKAFANQLGDINSPYATIQQADRYTRKYRALANAFAEITFIKDLKLRVNYAFDGTINRGYNFSIQDLNQARQNTSSTLTQTEAEVASQLLEAFVTYDKTFGKSHVVFTGGYSYQNFKGGNFAAGRVGYDDTSPDQRILDLGTSLLTASGNYKFPSAGGGLDKVSALESGFGRLFYDYDGRFLATVTFRADGSSKFGPTNKWGYFPAFSLGWRLSNEQFIKNINWISNLKLTGGWGELGNQSVDGFQYVSTITVNNTYGNGGYAFGGTGVSGAAITTIANPDIHWERTSMANVSLDAGFLNNRLNTTITYFNKDTKDMLLAPPEVGTFGLVAIPDRNIGKMNNRGVELEVNYQGGDKVKYSVGANASFIKNKVTELNGAGSFVGSVVYGRSSQEISRTYQGQPISSFYGWKTNGLYQTQADIDNDPALKNDPRKGNIKPGDVRFLDLDGNGLIDGNDRANLGNPNPNVTAGLQGSVSYKGFDLAANFTGVFGVSLYNADRMQGIDPTYPFNLYAETLGRWTGPGTSNTIPRMSLDRANDNYRTSDLFVESGNYFSLKNVTLGYTLPAAWAKKAALNSVRIYASGQNVFMITNYKGYTPELGYTDGNLQRGVDVAQYPAVRTITFGLTVKL; this is encoded by the coding sequence ATGAAAAAAACAAGAAGGGTATTTCCGCTTCAGGGTGTACCCGTATGTCTAAAAGTTATTTTGCTGATGAAAGCAGTATTTTTTATAATTCTGGTTACATGCATGCAAGTTTCGGCAAGTGTATATTCTCAGCAAAAATTTACGCTTAGTATCAAGCAAACCGAAGTAAGCAGCATACTAACCAAAATTCAAAAACAAAGTGATTATCGTTTCTTTTACAACTACTCGGTTATTAAAAGGCTGGGGAAAGTTGATCTTAACGTAAAGGATGCAACGATAGACCAGATCTTAAGCACAATTATCGATAATAAACTTTCCTACAAAATGAGCGATGACCATGTGGTGATCATCTCAAACCAGGAAGATGCCAACAAGCAGGCCATTATAAAAGGGAAAGTTGTTGATAAAACAGGCGAACCATTGATAGGTGTAAGCGTAAAGCTTCAGGGTACCAATGTGGGTGTTACTACTGATGTTAACGGCAGCTTCAGCATTAACGCCCCCGACGATGGCGTACTGGAACTAACGTATATTGGTTATGCCAAAAAGGTAATCCCGATTAGCGGCAATCATAACCTGTCAATTACTATGGATGCGCTGCCATCAGCCTTAAATGAGGTGGTGGTAGTAGGTTATGGTACCACTAAAAAAATTGACCTTACAGGTTCAGTGGCCAGTGTTAAAGGTACCGATATTCAAAATTTACCGGTGAGCTCTGCTGCGCAGGCATTGGATGGCAGGGCCAGTGGTGTTAACATTGTGCGTAATGATGGTTCGCCGGGGTCCGCGCCCAGTATCAGGATACGTGGTACAGGTACCCTTAATGATGCCAACCCACTTGTAGTGGTTGATGGTGTACCAACCAGCAACGTTGATGCGCTAAGTGATATCAATCCGAATGATATTGCCTCTGTCGACATTTTGAAAGATGCCTCTGCAAGCGCTATTTACGGTACACGTGCGGCAAATGGAGTAGTTTTGGTAACCACAAAAAAGGGTACCTATAATCAAAAACTGGGTACTACGGTCAATTTTTATAATGGCTTCTCTAAGTCAACCAAATATATCGACTTACTTACTGCGCCAGATCTGTATAAATTAAAAAGAGAACGTTATACCAATGACGGTGTTGCTATAGATGCACCCTGGAATAATGATTATTATGCTACACAAAGAACTGATTGGCAGCGGGCCATTATGGGTACAGGCCATGTAACCAGCGGCGATGTCAATATAACAGGCGGTAATGATGTATCAAACTATTACTTTTCAACTTCTCTTTATAATGAGGATGGTATTATTGATAAAACCAATTTTAAACGTTTCAGTACCCGCATTAATTCAGAGCATAAAATAAAGCCCTGGCTTAAACTCGGCGAAAATATTCAGTTAACCTATACAGATAACAACGGGTTTGATACGTACAGCTCACAAACAGGTTTAATTTTCTCGGCATTGCGTTTTAACCCGGCCATACCTTTGGTAAACCCGGATGGTACTTATGGTACCTCAAAAGCATTTGCCAATCAGTTAGGTGATATCAACAGCCCTTATGCAACCATCCAGCAAGCTGATCGTTACACCCGGAAATACAGGGCTTTAGCTAATGCGTTTGCCGAAATTACTTTTATAAAAGACCTAAAACTGCGTGTTAATTATGCTTTTGATGGCACCATTAACCGTGGATATAACTTTAGTATACAGGATCTGAACCAGGCCAGGCAAAACACCAGCTCTACTTTAACACAAACAGAGGCCGAAGTTGCCTCGCAGTTATTGGAAGCGTTTGTTACTTATGATAAAACATTTGGTAAAAGTCATGTTGTTTTTACCGGAGGATATTCTTATCAGAATTTTAAAGGCGGCAACTTTGCCGCAGGCCGTGTTGGCTATGATGATACTTCGCCAGATCAAAGGATCTTAGACTTGGGAACCTCGCTTTTAACCGCGTCGGGCAATTATAAATTCCCTTCGGCGGGCGGAGGCCTTGACAAAGTTTCGGCGCTGGAGTCGGGTTTTGGAAGATTGTTTTATGATTATGATGGACGCTTTTTAGCTACGGTGACTTTCCGTGCTGATGGTTCATCAAAATTTGGCCCAACCAATAAATGGGGGTACTTCCCTGCATTTTCACTGGGATGGAGACTATCCAACGAACAATTTATTAAAAACATCAACTGGATCAGTAACCTGAAACTTACCGGTGGCTGGGGCGAGTTAGGCAACCAGAGTGTTGACGGGTTTCAATACGTGAGTACCATAACGGTAAATAACACTTATGGCAATGGTGGTTACGCTTTCGGCGGAACAGGGGTAAGCGGAGCTGCTATTACCACTATAGCCAATCCCGATATTCATTGGGAACGTACATCAATGGCCAATGTTAGTTTAGACGCGGGCTTTTTGAACAATCGGTTAAATACAACCATTACCTATTTTAATAAGGATACCAAAGACATGCTGTTGGCGCCACCAGAGGTAGGCACTTTTGGATTAGTAGCTATTCCCGACAGAAATATTGGTAAAATGAATAACCGTGGCGTTGAACTGGAGGTTAATTACCAGGGCGGTGATAAGGTAAAATATTCTGTGGGCGCAAATGCTTCTTTTATTAAAAACAAGGTAACCGAATTAAATGGCGCCGGTTCATTTGTAGGTTCGGTTGTTTATGGCCGTTCAAGCCAGGAAATTTCCAGGACATATCAGGGTCAGCCTATTTCATCATTCTACGGATGGAAAACCAATGGCCTATACCAAACCCAGGCCGATATCGACAATGATCCGGCTTTGAAGAATGATCCTCGTAAGGGTAATATAAAACCAGGCGACGTACGTTTCCTTGATCTGGACGGCAATGGTTTGATAGACGGTAACGACCGTGCTAACCTGGGCAATCCTAACCCTAATGTTACTGCAGGTTTACAAGGCAGCGTATCCTATAAAGGTTTTGACCTTGCCGCAAATTTCACCGGTGTATTTGGTGTTAGCCTGTATAATGCCGACAGGATGCAGGGTATTGATCCAACTTATCCGTTTAACCTGTATGCCGAAACATTGGGCCGCTGGACAGGACCCGGTACCAGCAATACCATTCCGCGGATGTCATTAGACCGTGCAAATGATAATTACCGCACATCTGACCTTTTTGTGGAGAGCGGCAATTATTTCAGCCTTAAAAACGTGACCTTAGGTTACACCCTGCCTGCTGCATGGGCCAAAAAAGCCGCTTTAAATAGCGTAAGAATATATGCATCAGGACAAAATGTATTTATGATAACCAATTATAAAGGTTATACACCTGAACTTGGTTATACAGATGGTAACCTGCAAAGGGGGGTTGATGTAGCCCAATATCCCGCGGTGCGAACAATAACATTTGGTTTAACAGTTAAATTATAA
- a CDS encoding FecR family protein, whose translation MGKSRFIELMAKSMGKTATEAELAELEVFFKQFPEYKRMHQVTDTLKGNTGQLNESKQKNISEKLEELWYKIKASNEAPVIYIETEQPKPAFKWQWAAAAILVLGMACSLFYIREFKQRDEAARLVMHTIHIPYGTTQKLVMPDGTKVTLNAGSEFTYPETFSKNTREVSLNGEGFFEVTKNPKKPFLVHTKKLTVKVLGTVFNVKAYNDDKTTETTLLKGKVKVELKNNPEKTIILLPNEKLMVSNNLPQTTAVANHNVNVAKIEYQVITLPRVKPEEIKETAWLDNRILFTNELFEDVAKQIERKYNVQVAFEDQALKTEQISGLLDQEPLQKAMQIIEMTTPFQFRIEGSTIYLSRKEKQN comes from the coding sequence ATGGGCAAATCCAGGTTTATTGAGCTAATGGCTAAAAGTATGGGCAAAACCGCTACCGAAGCTGAATTGGCCGAGCTCGAAGTGTTTTTTAAACAATTTCCGGAATATAAAAGAATGCACCAGGTTACCGATACTTTAAAAGGTAATACCGGTCAATTAAATGAATCAAAACAAAAAAATATAAGCGAAAAGTTAGAAGAGCTTTGGTATAAAATTAAAGCTTCAAATGAGGCGCCTGTAATATATATTGAAACAGAGCAACCAAAGCCTGCTTTTAAATGGCAATGGGCTGCTGCAGCCATTTTGGTATTAGGGATGGCGTGCAGTTTATTTTATATACGCGAGTTTAAACAGCGGGATGAGGCTGCCCGGCTTGTGATGCATACCATCCATATACCTTACGGCACAACCCAAAAGCTGGTAATGCCCGATGGTACTAAAGTAACCCTGAATGCAGGGAGCGAGTTTACTTATCCCGAAACGTTTTCAAAAAACACAAGGGAGGTTAGCCTTAACGGTGAAGGTTTTTTTGAAGTAACAAAGAATCCGAAGAAACCATTTCTTGTACACACCAAAAAGCTTACAGTAAAAGTACTGGGAACGGTATTTAATGTGAAAGCCTATAATGATGATAAAACAACAGAAACCACTTTATTGAAAGGTAAAGTGAAGGTTGAACTAAAAAATAACCCTGAAAAAACAATTATCCTACTGCCCAACGAAAAGTTAATGGTAAGCAATAACCTGCCCCAAACAACGGCTGTAGCAAATCATAATGTTAATGTAGCTAAAATTGAATATCAGGTTATTACATTGCCAAGAGTTAAACCCGAAGAGATCAAAGAAACAGCCTGGCTTGACAACAGGATATTATTTACTAACGAGCTATTTGAAGACGTAGCCAAACAAATAGAACGCAAATATAATGTGCAGGTAGCATTTGAAGATCAGGCGCTTAAAACCGAGCAAATTAGTGGTCTGCTTGATCAGGAGCCACTACAAAAGGCTATGCAAATTATTGAAATGACAACTCCGTTCCAATTCAGAATAGAGGGAAGCACTATTTACCTGTCGCGAAAAGAGAAACAAAACTGA
- a CDS encoding beta-galactosidase codes for MNRRIYIVLWVLWLLVCANKSYGQAVNDHIFPVSDSAKPFIDFDRKGFLINGKRTFLASAGLEYARVPRQLWYDRLLRLKRAGFNCVEVYTLWNFHEPIEGKFNFSGDHDLNAFLATVKSLGMYAIVRVGPYYCAEWDLGGYPIWLKFKPGLRVREDNEEFEKCVDRFFDKLLPIVFNQQINKGGPVIMVQLENEHNNGWGTVIPDNYFKRLQSKVLSLGIQVPYFFSGLHHASDPAGDGTLDDAKRPNPWFSTEFWSVWYSQYGAKPTDSAVYARRTWKIIAHGGGGYNYYMAHGGSNFGYTNNDEDAASYDYGSALGQSGDLRPIYYGFKRAALFARGFQDILENCTDATGAYQDIVTDSTIKVTARSADIGDLIFLDNPSKKQVKAKVKVDKDIPAASITLAPDEIYPLVHNYTLNSNITLNWALTRVYGLVKQGNTTTILAEASGENPALFYFKVNGKPVATQDAKAFKIKDGNISVAATLQADNPAEYSFEVSGQRVRILVGDARGMDKTWITEASGSSVIVTGTSYLAGLSVQNKQLLSKAEYPLLAKKNGAARLYLENKSILLNAVYQQNKQFSSTVTLSSWQNKNAAVYAAPAYNDTSWFKSTDPQQMGADNNLTADAWYRTTVDIPSTGKYTMQVDGGDRATAFIDGKKVSQWKVRDGEVTFNLEKGKHTLAIFTAHDGRDKLAAYIGSITDVDKKGLSGQVQLKQGGPFISTTNNWYFIKAEKADDVKNAIPAFDTTSWKKYKIGDDVFNKQQGFGWFQTIIPVQAGNPSKLTINFRSVDEDATVFINGKQVSQHKGWNSPFAVEVNDAAILQQPITLTVFIENNSNEGGIDQPVKINSIGDGMVLTRWKMFGNPGDFATADGWNKLTAKTRFEGPQFYRSQFTVPQVPGKQLIWRVHADGLSYGSVWVNGHNLGRYPEKIGNIGMYIPECWLKPGANQLIIYDENGNRPDKVSMRLEKPASRAIYTLQGKF; via the coding sequence ATGAACAGGCGCATTTATATTGTCCTTTGGGTTTTATGGTTGTTGGTTTGTGCTAACAAAAGCTATGGCCAGGCTGTTAATGATCATATTTTCCCAGTCAGCGATTCGGCCAAACCGTTTATCGATTTCGATAGGAAAGGCTTTTTAATAAACGGCAAGCGCACTTTTCTGGCTTCAGCAGGGTTGGAGTATGCCCGCGTGCCTCGGCAGTTGTGGTATGACAGGCTGTTGCGCTTAAAACGCGCCGGTTTTAACTGTGTTGAGGTATATACCTTATGGAATTTTCATGAACCGATTGAAGGCAAGTTCAACTTTAGCGGCGACCATGATCTGAATGCTTTTTTAGCCACAGTTAAAAGTCTGGGTATGTACGCCATTGTTAGGGTAGGCCCGTATTATTGTGCCGAGTGGGATTTGGGCGGTTATCCGATATGGCTTAAGTTTAAACCCGGCTTGCGTGTGCGCGAAGACAATGAGGAGTTTGAAAAATGTGTGGATCGTTTTTTTGATAAGTTGTTGCCCATTGTTTTTAACCAGCAAATAAACAAAGGCGGCCCCGTGATCATGGTGCAATTAGAAAATGAGCACAATAATGGCTGGGGAACGGTAATACCTGATAATTACTTTAAACGCCTGCAAAGCAAAGTGCTTAGCCTGGGTATACAGGTTCCGTACTTTTTTAGCGGGCTGCACCATGCCAGCGATCCCGCAGGCGATGGCACACTGGATGATGCTAAACGGCCAAACCCATGGTTTTCTACCGAGTTCTGGAGCGTATGGTATTCGCAATACGGCGCAAAGCCAACCGACTCGGCGGTGTACGCCCGCCGTACCTGGAAAATCATAGCGCATGGCGGTGGCGGTTATAACTATTACATGGCGCACGGCGGCTCCAACTTTGGCTATACCAATAATGATGAAGATGCCGCTTCTTATGATTACGGCTCGGCGTTGGGGCAGTCAGGTGATCTGCGTCCTATTTATTATGGGTTTAAACGTGCGGCACTTTTTGCCCGCGGCTTTCAGGATATATTGGAAAACTGTACTGATGCAACCGGCGCTTATCAGGATATCGTCACCGACAGTACTATAAAAGTAACCGCGAGGTCAGCCGATATTGGTGATCTTATTTTTCTGGATAATCCATCTAAAAAGCAGGTTAAAGCAAAGGTTAAGGTCGATAAAGATATCCCCGCGGCAAGTATCACTCTGGCCCCTGACGAGATTTATCCTCTGGTGCACAACTATACCTTAAACAGTAATATAACGCTTAACTGGGCGCTTACACGCGTATATGGCCTGGTTAAACAAGGCAATACCACTACCATTTTAGCGGAGGCAAGCGGCGAAAATCCGGCTTTATTTTATTTTAAAGTGAACGGCAAGCCGGTTGCTACCCAGGATGCCAAAGCATTTAAAATAAAAGATGGCAATATCAGTGTTGCGGCAACCCTGCAAGCAGATAACCCAGCTGAATACAGTTTTGAAGTTTCCGGCCAGCGTGTTCGTATTTTGGTTGGAGATGCCCGGGGGATGGATAAAACCTGGATAACCGAAGCGAGCGGATCATCGGTTATTGTTACCGGCACATCATACCTGGCAGGCCTGAGTGTGCAAAATAAACAACTATTGTCAAAAGCTGAATACCCGTTGTTAGCTAAAAAAAATGGGGCAGCACGCTTATATCTGGAGAATAAGTCAATTTTATTAAATGCTGTATATCAGCAAAATAAACAATTTTCATCAACTGTAACTTTATCTTCCTGGCAAAACAAAAATGCCGCTGTTTATGCTGCACCGGCTTATAACGATACCAGTTGGTTCAAGTCAACCGATCCGCAGCAGATGGGCGCGGATAATAACCTTACCGCTGATGCCTGGTACCGTACCACGGTAGACATTCCATCAACCGGAAAATATACCATGCAAGTTGATGGCGGAGACCGTGCCACAGCCTTTATTGACGGCAAAAAGGTAAGCCAATGGAAAGTGCGCGATGGTGAAGTAACTTTTAACCTCGAAAAAGGTAAACACACACTGGCCATATTTACCGCGCATGACGGCCGCGATAAATTGGCGGCCTACATAGGTTCTATAACCGACGTAGATAAAAAGGGCCTGTCAGGGCAGGTTCAGCTTAAACAGGGCGGGCCTTTTATATCCACCACCAACAACTGGTATTTTATCAAAGCCGAAAAAGCCGACGATGTGAAAAATGCTATTCCCGCGTTTGATACAACCAGCTGGAAAAAGTATAAAATTGGCGATGATGTATTTAACAAGCAGCAGGGTTTTGGCTGGTTTCAAACCATTATCCCGGTTCAGGCCGGTAATCCTTCCAAACTCACCATCAATTTCAGAAGTGTGGATGAGGACGCTACCGTATTTATTAACGGCAAGCAGGTAAGCCAGCATAAAGGCTGGAACTCACCTTTTGCAGTAGAAGTTAATGACGCAGCCATACTCCAACAACCCATTACGCTTACGGTATTCATCGAAAATAACTCCAATGAGGGTGGAATAGATCAACCCGTAAAAATTAACAGTATTGGTGACGGCATGGTATTAACGAGGTGGAAAATGTTTGGAAACCCCGGTGATTTTGCAACTGCCGATGGCTGGAATAAGCTGACAGCAAAAACAAGGTTTGAAGGACCACAGTTCTACCGTTCACAATTTACTGTTCCGCAGGTGCCGGGTAAACAGTTGATATGGCGCGTGCATGCCGATGGCTTAAGCTATGGTTCGGTATGGGTAAACGGGCACAACCTGGGGCGCTATCCCGAAAAAATTGGTAACATTGGTATGTATATACCGGAGTGCTGGCTAAAACCAGGCGCTAATCAACTGATAATTTACGACGAAAACGGCAATCGGCCCGATAAGGTAAGTATGCGTCTTGAAAAGCCAGCCAGTCGGGCTATTTATACACTTCAGGGAAAATTCTAA
- a CDS encoding alpha-N-acetylglucosaminidase: MKKYLLLLVVFISALNANAQVDQKASYAFIERIIPGKSGSFIIEEIPPQNGKDIFELDSNGGKIVLRGNNGLSIASALNYYLKNYCFCDIGWNGTNLNLPATLPMVKRPVHKTTPYQYRYYLNYCTYNYSMAWWDWDRWQKEIDWMALNGINLPLAITGEEAVWQTVYKSMGFTDKQLDEFFSGPAYFAWFWMGNIDAWGGPLPQHWMDSHKELQKKILERERSFGMKPVLSSFTGHVPPSFKDKFPGAKVKKTNWDAGFPDVYILDPDDPMFETIGKKYIDAQTKEFGTDHLYSADTFNENVPPTNDSTYLDGMSKKVFNSMAAADPKAIWVMQGWMFHYNNKFWQPQQIKALLNAVPNEQMIVLDLYSDAHPVWNRTEAYYGKPWIWSMLQNFGGNISLFGRMRHVAADPAIALHDPESKNMRGIGITPEGIEQNPALFALMLENVWTDTPIDVDKWLINYAQRRYGQSNNQINDAWHILLNTVYTGGLTEGGQESIIVARPTMKKSIDRVLTKLDYDPAQLAKAWGLFINTADSLQESDGFQYDIVDITRQVLANYANPLQQKVAAAYQSKDQAHFKQYSAEFLQLMDDLDALLSTRKDFLLGKWISEARANGITDKEKNLYEFNARDLVTLWGDKESGLREYSNRQWAGLIKGYYKPRWAMYFSQLDKSLATGTVFDDKAFDKQVKDWEWQWVNRHDNAYPNTTSGKPVEKAKQLFEKYNNVIQQTYSQQ, encoded by the coding sequence ATGAAAAAATATTTACTGCTGCTTGTTGTTTTTATTTCTGCTTTAAACGCCAATGCCCAGGTTGATCAAAAAGCGTCATACGCCTTTATTGAACGGATTATTCCTGGCAAAAGCGGCTCATTTATCATTGAGGAAATTCCGCCGCAAAACGGTAAGGATATTTTTGAACTTGACAGCAACGGCGGTAAAATTGTTTTACGCGGCAACAATGGTTTATCCATTGCTTCGGCATTAAATTACTATCTCAAAAATTATTGTTTCTGCGATATTGGCTGGAACGGTACCAATCTTAATTTGCCGGCAACCTTACCCATGGTTAAAAGGCCGGTTCATAAAACTACGCCTTACCAATATCGTTATTATTTAAACTACTGTACTTACAATTACTCTATGGCCTGGTGGGATTGGGACCGCTGGCAAAAGGAAATTGACTGGATGGCGTTGAACGGGATTAACCTGCCACTTGCCATTACTGGCGAAGAAGCTGTTTGGCAAACCGTGTATAAAAGCATGGGCTTTACCGATAAACAACTTGATGAGTTTTTTAGCGGCCCTGCTTATTTTGCCTGGTTTTGGATGGGCAACATTGATGCCTGGGGAGGCCCGCTGCCGCAGCATTGGATGGACTCGCATAAAGAACTTCAGAAAAAGATATTAGAGCGTGAACGCTCATTTGGTATGAAACCTGTTTTGTCTTCATTTACAGGGCATGTTCCGCCATCGTTTAAAGATAAATTCCCCGGCGCTAAAGTTAAAAAGACCAACTGGGATGCCGGTTTTCCCGATGTTTATATCCTTGACCCCGACGATCCGATGTTTGAAACCATCGGTAAAAAATATATAGATGCCCAAACCAAAGAGTTTGGTACAGACCACCTGTACTCTGCCGATACTTTTAATGAAAATGTGCCGCCAACCAATGATTCTACCTACCTGGATGGCATGAGCAAAAAAGTGTTCAACTCCATGGCTGCCGCCGACCCAAAAGCCATTTGGGTAATGCAGGGCTGGATGTTTCATTACAACAACAAATTCTGGCAGCCGCAGCAGATCAAAGCTCTGTTAAATGCAGTTCCGAACGAGCAAATGATCGTATTAGACCTGTACAGCGACGCCCACCCGGTTTGGAACCGTACGGAGGCTTATTATGGTAAGCCCTGGATCTGGAGCATGCTGCAGAATTTCGGCGGGAACATCAGCCTGTTTGGTCGCATGCGTCACGTAGCCGCCGACCCGGCCATAGCGCTGCACGATCCCGAATCAAAAAACATGCGCGGCATAGGCATAACGCCCGAAGGCATTGAGCAAAACCCAGCCCTGTTTGCCCTCATGCTGGAAAACGTTTGGACAGATACCCCCATTGACGTAGATAAATGGCTTATCAACTATGCGCAAAGACGTTATGGCCAAAGCAACAACCAGATAAATGACGCCTGGCACATTCTCCTGAATACCGTTTACACCGGCGGCCTAACCGAGGGCGGGCAGGAATCTATCATCGTAGCCAGGCCTACCATGAAAAAAAGCATCGACCGGGTACTCACCAAATTAGATTATGACCCTGCTCAATTAGCTAAAGCCTGGGGTTTGTTCATCAATACTGCCGACAGCCTCCAAGAAAGCGATGGTTTTCAGTATGATATAGTTGATATTACCCGGCAGGTGCTGGCTAACTATGCCAATCCATTACAACAGAAGGTAGCCGCGGCTTACCAAAGCAAAGACCAGGCACATTTTAAACAATACAGTGCCGAATTTTTACAGCTGATGGATGACCTGGATGCTTTGCTAAGCACCCGTAAGGATTTTTTATTAGGTAAATGGATCAGCGAGGCCAGGGCCAACGGCATCACCGATAAAGAAAAGAACCTATATGAATTTAATGCCCGCGATCTGGTGACGCTTTGGGGCGATAAGGAAAGCGGTTTGCGCGAGTACTCTAACCGTCAATGGGCTGGTCTTATTAAAGGCTATTATAAGCCCCGCTGGGCTATGTATTTTAGTCAGCTGGATAAATCACTTGCCACAGGTACCGTCTTTGACGATAAAGCCTTTGACAAACAGGTAAAAGATTGGGAATGGCAATGGGTAAACAGGCATGATAACGCTTACCCTAATACCACGAGCGGTAAGCCGGTTGAAAAGGCCAAACAGTTATTTGAAAAATACAATAACGTTATTCAGCAAACATACAGTCAACAGTAA